The following proteins are encoded in a genomic region of Jaculus jaculus isolate mJacJac1 chromosome 13, mJacJac1.mat.Y.cur, whole genome shotgun sequence:
- the LOC123454174 gene encoding LOW QUALITY PROTEIN: protocadherin alpha-4-like (The sequence of the model RefSeq protein was modified relative to this genomic sequence to represent the inferred CDS: substituted 1 base at 1 genomic stop codon): MKAGGRSGTGLTIRRLLLTLRQDHIRAKRCALEMEFFWGSGQESQCLLLSCLLLAAWGTGRGQLHYSVPEEAKHGTFVGRIAQDLGLELAELVPRLFRVASKKRGDLLEVNVQNGILFVNSRIDREELCGRSAECGIHLEVIVDRPLQVFHVEVEVRDINDNPPVFPSTQKNLYIPESRLPDSRIPLEGASDADVGVNAVLTYRLSPSEHFSLDVPPNNERIKGLGLVLRKPLDREEAPELHLVLTATDGGKPELTGTVQLLVTVLDANDNAPVFDQSLYTVKLPENIPNGTLVIKVNASDMDEGLNGDIIYSFSTDVSPKVKYKFHIDPVTGQIIVNGYIDFEECTSYEIPIEGTDKGQLALSGHCRVIVEVEDINDNVPKLEFKSLSLPVQEDAPLGTVIALISVSDRDSGENGQVTCSLTPHVPFRLVSTFKNYYSLVLDSALDRETTPGYEVVVTARDGGAPALWATASVSVEVADVNDNAPAFAQAEYTVFVKENNPPGAHIFTVSATDADAQENARVTYSLVERRVGERALSSYVSVHAQSGRVHALQPLDHEELELLRFQVSARDAGEPALGGQVTLQVFVLDDNDNAPALLGPEAGVQAAGMSQLLWRSVGAGHVVTKVRAVDADSGYNAWLSYELQPEAGGARSPFRVGLYTGEISTTRALDEADAPRQRLLVLVKDHGEPALTATATVLLSLVDSGQAPKAPSRSRALVDAAGREASLLDVNVYLIVAICAVSSLLVLTLLLYVALRCSAASPTEGACGPGKPVLVCSSAVGSWSYSQQRRHRVCSGEGPPKADLMAFSPCLSDSRDREDQPQQNGDFFGKPLWDDGTCYRFQLEFVLYFXKLKFFFYL, encoded by the exons ATGAAAGCTGGAGGACGCAGCGGCACTGGACTGACCATCAGAAGACTTCTCCTAACCCTGAGACAAGACCACATTAGAGCAAAGCGCTGTGCACTTGAGATGGAATTTTTCTGGGGAAGCGGTCAGGAGTCTCAGTGCCTGCTGCTTTCCTGTCTGCTGCTCGCCGCCTGGGGGACAGGGAGAGGCCAGCTCCACTACTCGGTCCCCGAGGAGGCCAAACACGGCACCTTCGTGGGCCGCATCGCGCAGGACCTGGGGCTAGAGCTGGCGGAGCTGGTGCCGCGCCTGTTCCGGGTGGCGTCCAAGAAGCGCGGGGACCTTCTGGAGGTGAATGTGCAGAATGGCATTTTGTTTGTGAATTCTCGGATCGACCGCGAGGAGCTGTGCGGGCGGAGCGCGGAGTGTGGCATCCACCTGGAGGTGATCGTGGACAGGCCGCTGCAGGTTTTCCACGTGGAGGTAGAGGTGAGGGACATTAACGACAACCCGCCTGTGTTCCCATCCACACAAAAGAATCTGTATATTCCGGAATCCAGGCTGCCTGACTCTCGGATTCCACTAGAGGGCGCGTCGGATGCAGATGTGGGTGTCAATGCTGTGCTGACTTACAGACTGAGCCCCAGTGAACATTTCTCTCTGGACGTACCACCCaataatgaaagaataaaagGGCTTGGGCTTGTCTTACGGAAGCCTTTGGACAGGGAAGAAGCTCCCGAGCTGCACTTGGTGCTCACAGCCACGGATGGAGGCAAGCCAGAGCTGACTGGCACCGTCCAGTTACTCGTCACGGTCCTGGATGCCAATGACAATGCTCCAGTTTTCGACCAATCACTGTATACAGTGAAATTACCAGAAAACATCCCGAATGGAACATTGGTAATTAAAGTGAATGCCTCAGATATGGACGAAGGCTTGAATGGagacattatttattcattttcaactgATGTTTCACCAAAAGTGAAATACAAATTCCACATAGATCCAGTCACAGGGCAAATTATTGTGAATGGCTATATTGATTTTGAAGAATGCACATCCTATGAAATTCCAATAGAGGGCACCGACAAGGGACAACTCGCACTTTCTGGACACTGTAGAGTTATTGTAGAAGTAGAAGACATCAATGACAACGTTCCAAAGTTAGAGTTCAAATCCCTTTCACTTCCTGTGCAAGAGGACGCCCCTCTGGGCACCGTCATCGCCCTGATCAGCGTGTCTGACCGCGACTCCGGAGAGAACGGGCAGGTGACCTGCTCCCTGACACCCCACGTCCCCTTCAGGCTGGTGTCCACCTTCAAGAACTACTACTCGCTGGTGCTGGACAGCGCCCTGGACCGCGAGACCACCCCCGGCTACGAGGTGGTGGTGACCGCCAGGGACGGAGGCGCGCCGGCGCTGTGGGCCACGGCCAGCGTGTCGGTGGAGGTGGCGGACGTGAACGACAACGCGCCCGCGTTCGCGCAGGCCGAGTACACGGTGTTCGTGAAGGAGAACAACCCGCCGGGCGCGCACATCTTCACGGTGTCGGCCACGGACGCGGACGCGCAGGAGAACGCGCGCGTGACCTACTCGCTGGTGGAGCGGCGCGTGGGCGAGCGCGCGCTGTCGAGCTACGTGTCCGTGCACGCGCAGAGCGGCCGGGTGCACGCGCTGCAGCCCCTGGACCACgaggagctggagctgctgcgCTTCCAGGTGAGCGCGCGCGACGCGGGCGAGCCCGCCCTGGGCGGCCAGGTGACGCTGCAGGTGTTCGTGCTGGACGACAACGACAACGCGCCCGCGCTGCTGGGGCCCGAGGCGGGGGTGCAGGCTGCGGGCATGAGCCAGCTGCTGTGGCGCTCAGTGGGCGCGGGCCACGTGGTGACGAAGGTGCGCGCGGTGGACGCGGACTCTGGCTACAACGCGTGGCTGTCCTACGAGCTGCAGCCGGAGGCGGGCGGCGCGCGCAGCCCGTTCCGCGTGGGGCTGTACACGGGCGAGATCAGCACCACGCGCGCCCTGGACGAGGCGGACGCGCCGCGACAGCGCCTGCTGGTGCTGGTGAAGGACCATGGCGAGCCCGCGCTGACGGCCACCGCCACCGTGCTGCTGTCCCTGGTGGACAGTGGTCAGGCGCCCAAGGCGCCGTCGCGCTCGCGGGCCTTGGTGGATGCCGCCGGCCGGGAGGCGTCGCTGCTGGACGTGAACGTGTACCTGATCGTGGCCATCTGCGCGGTGTCCAGCCTGCTGGTGCTCACGCTGCTGCTGTACGTGGCGCTGCGGTGCTCGGCGGCGTCGCCCACGGAGGGCGCGTGCGGGCCTGGCAAGCCGGTGCTGGTGTGCTCCAGCGCGGTGGGCAGCTGGTCGTACTCGCAGCAGAGGAGGCACAGGGTGTGCTCTGGGGAGGGCCCGCCCAAAGCGGACCTCATGGCCTTCAGCCCCTGTCTATCGGATTCTAGGGACAGAGAAGACCAACCGCAGCAGAATGGAGATTTCTTTGGAAAG CCTCTGTGGGATGATGGGACATGCTACCGCTTCCAGC TTGAGTTTgtactgtatttttaaaagttaaaattttttttttattta
- the LOC101615472 gene encoding protocadherin alpha-6 isoform X14: protein MKINREAFDMDFTTEGRPETRCLLLSFLLLSVWGTGSGQLHYSVPEEAKHGTFVGRIAQDLGLELAELVPRLFRVASKERGDLLEVNVQNGILFVNSRIDREELCGRSAECGIHLEVIVDRPLQVFHVEVEVRDINDNPPVFPVKEQTILIYESRLPDSVFPLEVAIDADVGSNSVLTYKLVASEYFGLDVKTNSDGNKQIGLVLRKSLDREDAPEHNLLLRATDGGKPELTGSVQLRVTVLDVNDNAPTFQQSEYEVRILENSDIGTTVIRLNASDPDEGMNGVISYSFSNFIPPMIIDHFNIDSSTGEIIIQRNLDFEEVNLYKIRVDATDKGHPPMEGHCTVLVKVLDENDNVPQIAFTSLSLPVLEDAQVDTVIALISVSDRDSGENGQVTCSLTPHVPFRLVSTFKNYYSLVLDSALDRETTPGYEVVVTARDGGAPALWATASVSVEVADVNDNAPAFAQAEYTVFVKENNPPGAHIFTVSATDADAQENARVTYSLVERRVGERALSSYVSVHAQSGRVHALQPLDHEELELLRFQVSARDAGEPALGGQVTLQVFVLDDNDNAPALLGPEAGVQAAGVSQLLWRSVGAGHVVTKVRAVDADSGYNAWLSYELQPEAGGARSPFRVGLYTGEISTTRALDEADAPRQRLLVLVKDHGEPALTATATVLLSLVDSGQAPKAPSRSRALVDAAGREASLLDVNVYLIVAICAVSSLLVLTLLLYVALRCSAASPTEGACGPGKPVLVCSSAVGSWSYSQQRRHRVCSGEGPPKADLMAFSPGLTPCQVQSDIGNHQELNEDRHSSKQDHFPLPIHNNGQHIRTGMKE, encoded by the coding sequence ATGAAAATTAATCGAGAAGCATTTGACATGGATTTTACCACAGAAGGCCGACCGGAAACACGTTGTCTGCTTCTCTCATTTCTTCTCCTCTCAGTCTGGGGGACAGGGAGCGGCCAGCTCCACTACTCGGTTCCCGAGGAGGCCAAACACGGCACCTTCGTGGGCCGCATCGCGCAGGACCTGGGGCTGGAGCTGGCGGAGCTGGTGCCGCGCCTGTTCCGGGTGGCGTCCAAGGAGCGTGGGGACCTTCTGGAGGTGAATGTGCAGAATGGCATTTTGTTTGTGAATTCTCGGATCGACCGCGAGGAGCTGTGCGGGCGGAGCGCGGAGTGTGGTATCCACCTGGAGGTGATCGTGGACAGGCCGCTGCAGGTTTTCCAcgtggaggtggaggtgagggACATTAATGACAACCCACCGGTGTTCCCAGTAAAGGAACAAACAATATTGATTTATGAATCTAGGTTACCAGATTCTGTGTTTCCACTGGAGGTCGCAATTGATGCAGATGTTGGATCGAATTCAGTCTTAACCTATAAACTCGTTGCCAGCGAATACTTCGGGCTGGATGTGAAAACAAACAGTGATGGCAACAAGCAAATTGGACTCGTGTTAAGAAAATCCTTGGACAGAGAGGATGCTCCTGAGCATAACTTACTCCTCAGGGCCACCGATGGAGGCAAACCGGAACTCACAGGCTCTGTTCAGCTGCGGGTCACCGTGCTGGATGTGAACGATAATGCGCCTACTTTCCAACAGTCGGAATATGAAGTGAGAATACTGGAAAACTCGGACATCGGAACAACAGTTATTAGACTGAATGCTTCTGACCCGGATGAAGGGATGAATGGGGTAATTTCATACTCTTTTAGTAACTTCATTCCACCCATGATTATTGACCATTTTAACATAGATTCTAGTACTGGAGAGATCATAATTCAAAGAAATTTGGATTTTGAAGAGGTGAATTTATATAAAATCCGTGTTGATGCGACAGACAAAGGGCATCCTCCGATGGAGGGCCATTGCACTGTGTTAGTCAAAGTACTGGATGAAAATGACAATGTGCCCCAGATTGCGTTTACTTCCTTATCCTTGCCTGTCCTCGAGGACGCTCAAGTGGACACCGTCATCGCCCTGATCAGCGTGTCTGACCGCGACTCCGGAGAGAACGGGCAGGTGACCTGCTCCCTGACACCCCACGTCCCCTTCAGGCTGGTGTCCACCTTCAAGAACTACTACTCGCTGGTGCTGGACAGCGCCCTGGACCGCGAGACCACCCCCGGCTACGAGGTGGTGGTGACCGCCAGGGACGGAGGCGCGCCGGCGCTGTGGGCCACGGCCAGCGTGTCGGTGGAGGTGGCGGACGTGAACGACAACGCGCCCGCGTTCGCGCAGGCCGAGTACACGGTGTTCGTGAAGGAGAACAACCCGCCGGGCGCGCACATCTTCACGGTGTCGGCCACGGACGCGGACGCGCAGGAGAACGCGCGCGTGACCTACTCGCTGGTGGAGCGGCGCGTGGGCGAGCGCGCGCTGTCGAGCTACGTGTCCGTGCACGCGCAGAGCGGCCGGGTGCACGCGCTGCAGCCCCTGGACCACgaggagctggagctgctgcgCTTCCAGGTGAGCGCGCGCGACGCGGGCGAGCCCGCCCTGGGCGGCCAGGTGACGCTGCAGGTGTTCGTGCTGGACGACAACGACAACGCGCCCGCGCTGCTGGGGCCCGAGGCGGGGGTGCAGGCTGCGGGCGTGAGCCAGCTGCTGTGGCGCTCAGTGGGTGCGGGCCACGTGGTGACGAAGGTGCGCGCGGTGGACGCGGACTCTGGCTACAACGCGTGGCTGTCCTACGAGCTGCAGCCGGAGGCGGGCGGCGCGCGCAGCCCGTTCCGCGTGGGGCTGTACACGGGCGAGATCAGCACCACGCGCGCCCTGGACGAGGCGGACGCGCCGCGACAGCGCCTGCTGGTGCTGGTGAAGGACCACGGCGAGCCCGCGCTGACGGCCACCGCCACCGTGCTGCTGTCCCTGGTGGACAGTGGTCAGGCGCCCAAGGCGCCGTCGCGCTCGCGGGCCTTGGTGGACGCCGCCGGCCGGGAGGCGTCGCTGCTGGACGTGAACGTGTACCTGATCGTGGCCATCTGCGCGGTGTCCAGCCTGCTGGTGCTCACGCTGCTGCTGTACGTGGCGCTGCGGTGCTCGGCGGCGTCGCCCACGGAGGGCGCGTGCGGGCCTGGCAAGCCGGTGCTGGTGTGCTCCAGCGCGGTGGGCAGCTGGTCGTACTCGCAGCAGAGGAGGCACAGGGTGTGCTCTGGGGAGGGCCCGCCCAAGGCGGACCTCATGGCCTTCAGCCCTGGTCTAACCCCTTGTCAGGTCCAGTCTGATATTGGCAACCACCAGGAATTAAATGAAGATAGACATTCAAGT
- the LOC101596839 gene encoding LOW QUALITY PROTEIN: protocadherin alpha-5 (The sequence of the model RefSeq protein was modified relative to this genomic sequence to represent the inferred CDS: deleted 1 base in 1 codon), which yields MVYSQKESPGSRRLLLSCLLLAAWGTGSGQLHYSVPEEAKHGTFVGRIAQDLGLELAELVPRLFRVASKERRDLLEVNVQNGILFVNSRIDREELCGRSAECGIHLEVIVDRPLQVFHVEVEVRDINDNLPRFSRQEQRLDILESRMPDSRFPIEGATDLDIGVNAALRYKVNPNEYFDLDVKTSEEETNILELVLKKILDREETQEHHLLLMAIDGGKPELTGTVQLLINVLDANDNAPEFVKSIYNVKLLENTPSETLVIKLNASDADEGINKEIVYFFSNLVLDDVQTKFKINSTSGEITVKGELDYEDRKLYEINIDAVDRSAFPLAGHCKVIVKLVDVNDNVPEMAITSLFLPIKEDAPLGTVIALISVSDRDSGENGQVTCSLTPHVPFRLVSTFKNYYSLVLDSALDRETTPGYEVVVTARDGGAPALWATASVSVEVADVNDNAPAFAQAEYTVFVKENNPPGAHIFTVSATDADAQENARVTYSLVERRVGERALSSYVSVHAQSGRVHALQPLDHEELELLRFQVSARDAGEPALGGQVTLQVFVLDDNDNAPALLGPEAGVQAAGVSQLLWRSVGAGHVVTKVRAVDADSGYNAWLSYELQPEAGGARSPFRVGLYTGEISTTRALDEADAPRQRLLVLVKDHGEPALTATATVLLSLVDSGQAPKAPSRSRALVDAAGREASLLDVNVYLIVAICAVSSLLVLTLLLYVALRCSAASPTEGACGPGKPVLVCSSAVGSWSYSQQRRHRCALGRARPRRT from the exons ATGGTATATTCTCAGAAAGAAAGCCCGGGATCCCGGCGCCTGCTGCTCTCCTGTCTGCTGCTCGCCGCCTGGGGGACAGGGAGCGGCCAGCTCCACTACTCGGTCCCCGAGGAGGCCAAACACGGCACCTTCGTGGGCCGCATCGCGCAGGACCTGGGGCTGGAGCTGGCGGAGCTGGTGCCGCGCCTGTTCCGGGTGGCGTCCAAGGAGCGCAGGGACCTTCTGGAGGTGAATGTGCAGAATGGCATTTTGTTTGTGAATTCTCGGATCGACCGTGAGGAGCTGTGCGGGCGGAGCGCGGAGTGTGGTATCCACCTGGAGGTGATCGTGGACAGGCCGCTGCAGGTTTTCCACGTGGAGGTGGAAGTGAGAGACATTAACGATAACCTGCCTAGGTTCTCCAGACAAGAACAAAGATTGGATATTTTAGAGTCAAGAATGCCAGATTCCCGGTTTCCGATAGAGGGCGCAACTGACTTGGATATAGGAGTAAATGCAGCCTTGAGATACAAGGTAAATCCTAACGAATATTTTGACTTGGATGTTAAAACTAGTGaagaagaaacaaacattttGGAACTAGTTTTAAAGAAAATCCTAGATAGGGAGGAAACACAAGAACATCATTTGTTACTGATGGCAATTGATGGTGGAAAACCCGAACTAACAGGTACTGTTCAGTTATTGATCAATGTATTGGATGCAAATGATAATGCCCCAGAATTTGTTAAATCCATCTATAATGTCAAATTGTTGGAAAACACACCGAGTGAGACATTAGTTATCAAACTCAACGCCTCTGATGCAGATGAGGGGATTAACaaagaaatagtttatttcttCAGTAATCTGGTTCTTGATGATGTACAGACTAAATTTAAAATCAATTCTACTAGTGGTGAAATAACAGTTAAGGGAGAACTGGATTACGAAGACcgaaaattatatgaaattaataTTGATGCTGTGGATCGAAGTGCATTCCCACTAGCAGGACACTGCAAAGTTATAGTGAAACTCGTGGATGTCAATGATAATGTGCCTGAGATGGCCATAACCTCCCTTTTTTTGCCTATCAAAGAGGACGCCCCTCTGGGCACCGTAATCGCCTTGATCAGCGTGTCTGACCGCGACTCCGGAGAGAACGGGCAGGTGACCTGCTCCCTGACGCCCCACGTCCCCTTCAGGCTGGTGTCCACCTTCAAGAACTACTACTCGCTGGTGCTGGACAGCGCCCTGGACCGCGAGACCACCCCCGGCTACGAGGTGGTGGTGACCGCCAGGGACGGAGGCGCGCCGGCGCTGTGGGCCACGGCCAGCGTGTCGGTGGAGGTGGCGGACGTGAACGACAACGCTCCCGCTTTCGCGCAGGCCGAGTACACGGTGTTCGTGAAGGAGAACAACCCGCCGGGCGCGCACATCTTCACGGTGTCGGCCACGGACGCGGACGCGCAGGAGAACGCGCGCGTGACCTACTCGCTGGTGGAGCGGCGCGTGGGCGAGCGCGCGCTGTCGAGCTACGTGTCCGTGCACGCGCAGAGCGGCCGGGTGCACGCGCTGCAGCCCCTGGACCACgaggagctggagctgctgcgCTTCCAGGTGAGCGCGCGCGACGCGGGCGAGCCCGCCCTGGGCGGCCAGGTGACGCTGCAGGTGTTCGTGCTGGACGACAACGACAATGCGCCCGCGCTGCTGGGGCCCGAGGCGGGGGTGCAGGCTGCGGGCGTGAGCCAGCTGCTGTGGCGCTCAGTGGGCGCGGGCCACGTGGTGACGAAGGTGCGCGCGGTGGACGCGGACTCTGGCTACAACGCGTGGCTGTCCTACGAGCTGCAGCCGGAGGCGGGCGGCGCGCGCAGCCCGTTCCGCGTGGGGCTGTACACGGGCGAGATCAGCACCACGCGCGCCCTGGACGAGGCGGACGCGCCGCGACAGCGCCTGCTGGTGCTGGTGAAAGACCACGGCGAGCCCGCGCTGACGGCCACCGCCACCGTGCTGCTGTCCCTGGTGGACAGTGGTCAGGCGCCCAAGGCGCCGTCGCGCTCGCGGGCCTTGGTGGATGCCGCCGGCCGGGAGGCGTCGCTGCTGGACGTGAACGTGTACCTGATCGTGGCCATCTGCGCGGTGTCCAGCCTGCTGGTGCTCACGCTGCTGCTGTACGTGGCGCTGCGGTGCTCGGCGGCGTCGCCCACGGAGGGCGCGTGCGGGCCTGGCAAGCCGGTACTGGTGTGCTCCAGCGCGGTGGGCAGCTGGTCGTACTCGCAGCAGAGGAGGCACAGG TGTGCTCTGGGGAGGGCCCGCCCAAGGCGGACCTGA